In the Hyphomicrobiales bacterium genome, one interval contains:
- the insQ gene encoding transposase — protein MLRQQAYRFRIYPSPDQAGLFRRTVGCCRLVYNLCLDQKTLESHRSAPRRLSYADQCDGLTELKREAEWLRDVPHHPLQQAIRDLHRAFTNFFEGRARYPTFRRKGENESFRYPDPKQIKLEERRIFLPKAGWVELVQHRRVEGAIKNVTVSMVAGDWFVSIQVEQEIQEAAPNLGPAIGIDLGVDQPITLSNGTVFQLPRVSPHERRRLAAAQKSVARRRKGSRNRAKALRRVARLQARFARRRRDAAHKATTIIAKNHGTIVMEDLKVRNMTASARGTADGPGSKVRQKAGLNRSLLDIAPGMIRSMLAYKAPWYGSALIAVDPAYTSQECSSCRTVDAKSRISRSQFVCTNCGLIENADVNAAKSILARGLGSTGGHPGMACESSRAGGRKQEIMPAKARSSVLQGRD, from the coding sequence ATGCTGCGCCAGCAGGCCTATCGCTTCCGAATTTATCCAAGCCCGGATCAGGCGGGCCTTTTCCGACGGACGGTCGGATGCTGCCGGCTGGTCTACAACCTGTGCCTGGACCAAAAGACCCTGGAGTCTCATCGCAGCGCGCCGCGGCGGTTGAGTTACGCGGATCAGTGCGATGGACTGACCGAGCTGAAGCGAGAGGCAGAGTGGCTGAGGGATGTACCTCATCACCCGTTGCAGCAGGCGATCCGGGATCTCCATCGCGCCTTCACGAACTTCTTTGAGGGACGGGCCCGCTACCCAACCTTCAGGCGCAAAGGCGAAAACGAGTCCTTCCGCTATCCCGATCCGAAACAAATCAAGCTCGAAGAGCGGCGTATCTTCCTGCCAAAGGCCGGCTGGGTGGAACTCGTTCAGCACCGCCGGGTCGAGGGAGCGATCAAGAACGTCACGGTTTCGATGGTCGCCGGCGACTGGTTCGTCTCGATCCAGGTGGAGCAGGAGATACAAGAGGCCGCCCCAAACCTTGGCCCGGCCATAGGCATCGATCTGGGGGTGGATCAGCCGATCACGCTCTCGAACGGGACTGTCTTCCAGCTGCCGCGCGTCTCGCCGCACGAGCGCCGGCGGCTCGCAGCAGCTCAGAAGAGTGTCGCCCGCCGGCGGAAGGGCTCCAGGAACCGCGCCAAGGCGCTGAGGCGCGTCGCGCGCCTGCAGGCGAGGTTCGCCAGACGAAGGAGGGATGCAGCTCACAAGGCCACGACGATCATCGCCAAGAACCACGGCACGATCGTCATGGAGGACCTGAAGGTTAGGAACATGACGGCTTCCGCGCGAGGCACGGCCGATGGTCCTGGATCGAAGGTCCGTCAGAAGGCCGGGCTGAACCGGTCCCTCCTCGATATCGCGCCGGGCATGATCCGCTCGATGCTCGCCTACAAGGCGCCCTGGTACGGATCGGCGCTGATCGCCGTCGATCCGGCCTACACATCGCAGGAGTGTTCTTCCTGCCGCACGGTCGATGCGAAAAGCCGCATCAGCCGCTCGCAGTTCGTCTGCACGAATTGCGGTCTCATCGAGAATGCCGACGTCAACGCAGCCAAGTCCATCCTGGCGCGCGGGCTCG